A stretch of Vespula vulgaris chromosome 5, iyVesVulg1.1, whole genome shotgun sequence DNA encodes these proteins:
- the LOC127063701 gene encoding fatty acid synthase-like — protein sequence MSEYNVPEESYRFFKYAYPEPGEEVVISGFAGRFPESDNVEILKENIFNFKDCITEDSRRWKLEHPEIPARSGKIDNIQKFDASYFGIHFKQAHTMDPMCRMLLEHTYEAIVDAGINPDDMRGTRTGVFIGSCFSETEKTWYYDKLEISGFGVTGCSRGMLANKISYWLGVTGPSYTVDTACSSSLYAMEHAYRAIRIGQCDYAIVGGSNLCLHPYVTLQFSRLGVLSQDGRCKCFDADASGYTRSETVAIAFLQKAKDAKRIYATVFHAKTNCDGYKEEGITFPSSEMQSTLLKEFYEECGIPTTSIHYIEAHGTGTRVGDPEELNAVDRVFTKGRTSPLKIGSIKGNLGHTEPASGVCAIAKAIISMESGLIPPNINFNRPREDVKCFTEGRIKVVTEVTPLDSKYIGINSFGFGGANAHVLLQSNPKTKVNKSLPNDDLPRLVVISGRTEEAVVTILNDIDNRPVDVEFIRLFHDIHLKEISGHLYRGYTITGVKKSDKKIREIENYSSIKKPIWFVFSGLGSQWPGMGQALMRFPIFAKAIEKCDAVLKPRKLNIYEILTKKDNNMFDNILHSFVGIAAIQIGLVNLLTSVGVIPDYIIGHSVGELGCAYADGCLTTEEMILAAYSRGLIQTKVSRNSMAMVEISYKDIKDLCPADINVECHNGPESSIISGPAESINAFVEKLQANNILAKEISCNNMPCNSRYIAAAGSKLLAYLKEVIPVARPRSEKWLSTSVPRIEWSTSAAQFSSAEYHTNNLLKPVLFEEILDLVPDNAITVEIAPHGLLQAILKKSLQPTVTNITLIQRDHKENVEVFLQGLGKLYNAGLQLDLAKLYPPVEYPVSRGTPMISPLVRWEHSDDWFVASYKMQEKIVSGERMVEISIIDEDFEFISGHVIDGRNLFPATGYLCLVWETLGMMIGKLYMEVSVVIKNIKFNRATTIPKEGKVEMIIMIQKGTGNFEVIEGGAAIVTGVIRVVTNLSKEKVPLDVINKNFDNEKEELDAKDIYKELKLRGYQYSGLFQSMRSASVSGNKGHIEWKKNWTAFMDNILQMKILSLDTRGLFVPIGIRKVVIDTKAHQQYLRNLPTDEQYISVRLYKDLDVIVAGGVEMYSIRASAIARKKPIADPVIEEHKFIAHRDKKEISLREVLTLSMHITLENIPIIKVKTIELIEDNDNISAEKLASPFFLNILGNLPLIQGNVNVFVPPDKFAEGTIPKDITVSESKKIHIDDTAVLAVGCDLLSKEKMDNLKVLLKSTVDGGFILSREKINTPMDLSILNKFKLNIVLEKHTSEESWILLRKIKKISKNTLFINVNSNEFNWLQQVQTILANETERNISNTRVILVEEGNFESGLLGFINCLQKEPGGEIFRAVLIQDLKAPKFSLELPFYSEQLEMDLIINVLRPGNIWGSYRHELLSLSGPRPSYHALITQSSRGDLSSLHWVEGPIKKNYENANFVRIHYASLNFKDVMLATGKIAPEVIMQDRKELDYVLGFEYSGISTNGLRIMGVYTNRCLSNFIRMSEFFSWVIPENWSLEDAATIPCVYCTSIVALYMNGKIKKGDKVLIHAGTGGVGQAAINLALHEGCEVFTTVGTPEKRKFIKETFPSIDDNHIGNSRDTSFEQLILQQTNGAGVDIVLNSLSEEKLLASLRCLAYGGRFLEIGKFDIVANNSLNMEFFAKGISFHAIMLDKIINTSSKIQMEISSILNRLIKENGVKPIIRTVFGKDQIETVFRFMAAGKHIGKVLIKIREEDEPLDTPMLAEPFYTCFPDKSYIILGGLGGFGLELIDWLILRNAQNIVITSRNGIKNGYQRMRIKIWESYGVNIKILVGLNAAKREDCEIIVKTAIDKGPVDGIFNLAVSLKDGICRNQTPETFEESFKGKAWATKCLDEITRKLCPDLRHFVVFSSVSCGRGNVGQTNYGMANSIMERICEKRVEEGLPGLAIQWGAIGDVGLIADMQNTDQELVIGGTLQQRITSCLQELNRFLLQDKPIVASMVVAEKRSDSNSADNVVDTILNIMGIKDLKTVSQHTSLAELGMDSMMAVEIKQTLEREYEIYLTAQDIRSLNFAKLMEMNNKEADKKNRNENTTKEILAGTKILMQLFGEKLSSEIIIQLKTNPEEGRDEIFFIPGIEGYGSIFKTLESKIKSPASCFQLATNYELKTVEEMADSLLPHLLEKLKDRTNFTLVGYSFGSLITIELARKLEARGFNGQLILIDGSPQQMKTLLNQHMYSSSEEELQSNILLGIMDAFTPTNSEQLVLELGKCKTWDEKVNAFFNAISPEYKQIYLELDQRSAIFSFYARLKAVIKYNPEPMPFIRAPITLFKPMLSSVQHAQYDYGLQNITENKVKVYVVDGNHVTMLEHMKIAMAINGELFEDAEELKENLMKENQ from the exons ATGAGCGAGTATAATGTACCAGAAGAATCGTatagatttttcaaatatgCTTATCCAGAACCAGGCGAAGAAGTCGTTATTTCTGGATTCGCTGGTAGATTTCCAGAATCTGATAATGTAGagatattgaaagaaaatatctttaactTCAAAGATTGTATCACGGAAGACAGTCGTCGTTGGAAACTAG aACACCCAGAAATTCCAGCACGGAGTGGCAAAATTGATAACATTCAGAAATTCGATGCATCGTATTTTGGAATTCATTTTAAGCAAGCCCATACAATGGATCCTATGTGCAGAATGTTGCTCGAACATACTTACGAAGCTATCGTAGATGCTGGAATTAATCCAGACGACATGCGTGGAACGAGGACAGGTGTATTCATAGGTTCATGTTTTTCCGAAACCGAGAAAACTTGGTACTACGACAAACTCGAA ATAAGTGGATTTGGTGTCACGGGCTGTAGCAGAGGTATGTTGGCcaacaaaatttcatattgGTTGGGTGTAACTGGACCATCATATACCGTCGATACAGCGTGCAGTTCAAGTCTTTATGCGATGGAACACGCTTATAGAGCTATACGTATCGGACAATGCGATTACGCTATCGTCGGTGGATCAAATCTTTGCCTTCATCCATACGTGACTCTGCAATTTAGCCGTTTAG GGGTCTTATCTCAGGATGGTCGTTGCAAGTGTTTCGATGCGGATGCATCTGGTTACACGCGTAGTGAAACCGTGGCTATAGCATTTTTGCAAAAAGCAAAAGATGCTAAGAGAATCTATGCTACGGTTTTTCATGCGAAAACAAATTGCGATGGTTATAAAGAAGAGGGAATAACGTTTCCATCTAGCGAAATGCAGAGTACTCTtcttaaagaattttatgaaGAATGCGGTATACCAACGACTTCTATTCATTACATCGAGGCTCATGGTACCGGAACGAGAGTTGGTGATCCTGAAGAATTAAACGCTGTAGATCGCGTCTTCACTAAAGGCAGAACTAGTCCTCTTAAAATTGGTTCTATTAAAGGAAACTTGGGTCATACCGAACCAGCCAGTGGAGTTTGTGCTATTGCCAAG GCGATAATTTCGATGGAGTCTGGTCTAATACCTCCAAATATTAACTTTAATCGGCCACGCGAAGACGTAAAGTGTTTTACAGAAGGGCGAATCAAAGTCGTTACCGAAGTGACTCCATTAGATAGCAAATACATAGGCATAAATTCTTTCGGCTTTGGTGGTGCTAATGCTCACGTTTTACTCCAATCAAACCCGAAAACAAAGGTCAATAAAAGTTTACCAAATGATGATTTGCCTAGACTTGTAGTTATTTCTGGACGTACCGAAGAAGCAGTAGTAACCATATTAAATGAT ATCGATAATCGACCAGTAGACGTTGAATTTATTCGTCTTTTTCATGATATTCATCTTAAAGAAATATCAGGTCATTTGTATCGAGGATACACGATAACAGGCGTTAAAAAATCTGACAAGAAAATAAGGgagattgaaaattattctagTATCAAAAAACCAATATGGTTCGTCTTTTCTGGATTGGGATCGCAATGGCCTGGAATGG gTCAAGCTCTGATGAGATTCCCTATATTTGCCAAAGCAATAGAGAAATGCGATGCTGTTTTAAAACCCCGTAAACTCAATATTTATGAGATATTAactaaaaaagataataatatgtttGACAATATCTTGCACTCGTTCGTCGGCATTGCTGCGATTCAA atCGGCTTGGTAAATCTTTTAACTTCTGTGGGCGTAATACCAGACTACATAATTGGACATTCCGTTGGCGAACTTGGTTGTGCATACGCAGATGGATGTTTAACTACGGAGGAAATGATATTGGCAGCGTATTCGCGAGGATTGATACAAACAAAAGTATCTCGTAATTCTATGGCCATGGTAGAAATTagttataaagatataaaagatttatgtCCTGCTGACATCAACGTCGAATGTCACAACGGACCTGAAAGTTCAATTATTAGCGGACCGGCAGAATCTATAAACgcattcgttgaaaaattgcAG GCAAACAACATTCTTGCGAAAGAGATATCGTGCAATAATATGCCTTGTAATAGCCGTTACATCGCAGCAGCCGGATCGAAACTTTTGGCATATTTGAAAGAAGTGATACCAGTGGCAAGGCCTCGAAGTGAAAAATGGCTTAGTACATCGGTACCACGTATCGAATGGTCGACATCAGCCGCACAATTTTCGTCAGCCGAGTATCATACGAATAATTTGCTGAAACCCGTACTTTTTGAGGAAATCTTAGACCTTGTTCCTGACAATGCTATTACCGTTGAAATTGCACCGCACGGTTTATTACAAGcgattttaaaaaaatcattgcaACCAACAGTAACgaatattacattaattcAACGAGATCATAAAGAGAACGTAGAAGTTTTTTTGCAAGGATTAGGAAAGCTGTATAATGCTGGTTTACAACTTGATCTTGCTAAATTATATCCGCCCGTAGAATATCCGGTTAGTCGAGGTACTCCAATGATATCTCCGCTCGTTAG ATGGGAACATTCGGATGACTGGTTCGTAGCATCTTACAAAATGCAAGAGAAAATTGTTTCCGGAGAACGAATGGTTGAAATATCAATCATCGATGAAGATTTCGAGTTCATAAGTGGTCATGTAATCGATGGCAGAAATTTGTTTCCCGCAACAGGATATTTATGTTTGGTTTGGGAAACTTTGGGTATGATGATAGGGAAGTTGTACATGGAAGTGTCcgtcgttattaaaaatataaagtttaaTCGAGCTACCACCATTCCCAAAGAAGGCAAAGTTGAAATGATCATCATGATTCAAAAAG GCACCGGTAATTTCGAAGTGATCGAAGGGGGTGCTGCTATTGTTACCGGGGTGATCCGTGTTGTAACAAacttatcgaaagaaaaagtaccCCTTGATGTGATCAACAAAAATTTCgacaacgagaaagaagaattagaCGCGAAAGATATCTACAAAGAGTTGAAATTACGTGGTTACCAATATAGCGGCCTCTTCCAAAGTATGCGAAGTGCGTCAGTTTCGGGAAATAAAGGACATAttgaatggaagaaaaattgGACAGCGTTCATGGATAACATATTACAGATGAAAATTCTCAGTTTAGATACTAGAGGTTTATTTGTGCCGATTGGAATTCGAAAAGTGGTAATAGATACTAAAGCTCATCAACAATATCTTCGAAATTTGCCGACCGATGAACAAT atATATCTGTACGATTATATAAAGATCTTGACGTGATTGTAGCGGGGGGTGTGGAAATGTATAGTATTAGAGCTAGTGCAATTGCTCGAAAAAAACCTATCGCTGATCCAGTAATCGAAGAACATAAGTTCATTGCTCATcgtgataaaaaggaaatctcATTACGTGAAGTATTAACGTTATCTATGCATATTACTCTTGAGAATATACCGATCATTAAGGTGAAAACAATAGAACTCATTGaggataatgataatatatctGCAGAGAAGCTTGCTTCTccgttttttttaaatattctaggCAATTTGCCTTTGATTCAAGGAAACGTTAATGTATTTGTACCACCAGACAAATTTGCCGAAGGAACTATTCCTAAAGATATCACAGTTTCAGAATcgaaaaagatacatatagaTGATACCGCGGTGTTAGCAGTTGGATGTGATTTGttaagcaaagaaaaaatggataatttaaaagtacTTTTAAAATCTACAGTAGACGGAGGTTTTATTTTATCgcgtgaaaaaataaatacaccAATGGATTTATccatattaaacaaatttaaattaaatatagttttggagaaacaTACATCCGAGGAATCCTGGATATTATtaaggaagataaagaaaatttccaagAATACTTTGTTTATTAATGTCAATAGCAATGAATTTAACTGGTTACAACAAGTCCAAACAATACTTGCCAATGAAACAGAACGGAATATCAGTAATACGAGAGTTATACTCGTTGAGGAAGGAAACTTTGAGTCTGGTCTCTTAGGATTCATTAATTGTTTACAAAAAGAACCTGGTGGTGAAATCTTCCGTGCTGTTTTAATTCAAGATCTCAAAGCCccgaaattttctttagaattaCCCTTTTATTCCGAACAGCTCGAAATGGATCTTATTATCAATGTTTTACGACCAGGGAACATTTGGGGATCGTATAGACATGAATTACTTTCACTTTCCGGGCCCAGACCCAGCTACCATGCCTTAATCACTCAATCG TCACGCGGAGATTTAAGTTCGCTACATTGGGTTGAAGGGCCAATTAAGAAGAACTATGAAAATGCAAATTTTGTTCGCATTCATTATGCATCGTTAAATTTTAAAGATGTGATGTTAGCAACGGGTAAAATAGCACCAGAAGTAATAATGCAAGACAGAAAAGAATTAGATTACGTACTCGGATTTGAATATAGCGGAATCAGTACCAATGGTCTCCGAATTATGGGAGTTTATACAAACAG GTGTCTATCAAATTTTATCCGCATGAGTGAATTTTTTTCGTGGGTCATACCTGAAAATTGGAGTTTAGAGGATGCAGCGACAATACCATGTGTATATTGCACAAGTATCGTTGCCCTTTATATGAATGGGAAAATTAAGAAGGGCGACAAAGTACTTATTCATGCCGGTACTGGTGGTGTTGGTCAAGCCGCGATTAACTTAGCTCTTCACGAAGGTTGTGAAGTATTTACTACTGTCGGTACACCAGAAAAGCGtaaattcattaaagaaacatttcCCAGTATCGATGATAATCATATTGGAAATTCTCGAGATACTAGCTTCGAGCAATTAATTTTGCAACAAACCAATGGTGCAGGTGTGGATATagttttaaattctttatcgGAAGAAAAACTTTTAGCATCTCTGCGTTGTTTGGCCTATGGAGGACGATTTTTAGAAATCGGAAAGTTTGACATAGTCGCAAATAATTCGTTAAATATGGAATTCTTTGCAAAGGGGATCAGTTTTCATGCCATTAtgttagataaaattataaatacgaGTAGCAAAATTCAAATGGAGATCAGTTCGATATTAAATAGACTTATTAAGGAGAATGGTGTCAAACCAATTATTAGAACTGTCTTTGGCAAAGATCAAATAGAGACAGTATTTCGATTCATGGCTGCTGGAAAACATATTGGCAAG GTACTCATAAAGATCCGCGAAGAGGATGAACCATTGGATACACCCATGTTGGCTGAACCTTTTTACACATGTTTTCCGGACAAAAGTTATATAATTCTTGGTGGCTTGGGAGGTTTTGGTTTAGAGTTAATCGATTGGTTGATTCTTCGAAATGCTCAAAATATTGTCATTACTTCGCGAAACGGTATAAAGAATGGTTATCAACGCATGAGAATCAAAATATGGGAATCATATGgcgtaaatattaaaatcctTGTCGGTCTCAATGCGGCTAAACGAGAAGACTGCGAGATTATAGTGAAAACAGCGATAGATAAAGGTCCCGTCGATGGTATATTTAATCTTGCGGTTTCTTTGAAAGACGGTATTTGTAGAAATCAAACACCAGAAACTTTTGAAGAATCTTTCAAAGGAAAAGCTTGGGCCACGAAATGTTTAGATGAGATAACTAGAAAACTTTGTCCGGATCTTCGACACTTTgtagttttttcttctgtctcGTGCGGAAGAGGAAATGTTGGGCAAACGAATTACGGTATGGCTAATTCCATTATGGAAAGAATATGCGAGAAAAGAGTAGAAGAAGGTTTACCTGGATTAGCTATTCAATGGGGAGCGATTGGAGACGTCGGCCTTATTGCGGACATGCAGAATACCGATCAGGAACTTGTTATCGGTGGTACCCTACAACAAAGAATAACATCATGTTTACAAGAACTTAATAGATTTTTGCTACAGGATAAACCTATAGTTGCTAGTATGGTAGTCGCTGAAAAACGATCGGATAGCAATAGTGCAGATAATGTTGTAGATACTATCTTAAACATTATGG GTATTAAGGACTTGAAGACTGTCAGTCAACACACTTCCTTGGCTGAACTTGGAATGGATTCTATGATGGCTGTAGAAATAAAACAGACATTAGAGCgtgaatatgaaatatatctcACCGCGCAAGATATTCGAAGCTTGAACTTTGCTAAACTTAtggaaatgaataataaagaagcagataagaaaaatcgtaATGAAAATactacaaaagaaatattagctGGCACAAAGATATTGATGCAATTGTTTGGCGAAAAACTTTCCTCCGAAATAATTATCCAGCTTAAAACTAATCCGGAGGAAGGTCGGGACGAAATATTCTTCATCCCAGGAATCGAAGGCTATGGTAGCATTTTCAAAACATTAGAATCGAAAATTAAATCGCCTGCAAGTTGTTTCCAACTGGCTAcaaattatgaattaaaaacTGTAGAAGAGATGGCTGATTCACTTCTACCG caCTTATTAGAAAAACTTAAAGATCGAACTAATTTTACGTTAGTGGGATATTCATTCGGATCGCTTATAACTATTGAACTCGCACGAAAATTAGAAGCCAGAGGATTTAATGGTCAGCTAATTTTGATAGACGGTTCCCCTCAGCAAATGAAAACACTTCTAAACCAACATATGTATTCGTCATCAGAGGAAGAACTGCAAAGTAATATCCTGCTTGGTATTATGGACGCATTTACACCTACTAATAGTGAACAG CTTGTACTTGAATTAGGAAAATGCAAAACGTGGGATGAGAAAGTAAATGCATTCTTTAATGCCATATCTCCGGAATACAAGCAAATATATTTAGAACTGGATCAAAGAAGCgctattttctcattttatgcGAGATTGAAAgcagttataaaatataacccGGAACCAATGCCATTTATAAGAGCACCAATAACATTGTTCAAACCGATGTTATCGTCTGTACAACACGCACAGTATGATTATGGACtacaaaat ataactgaaaacaaagtaaaagtaTATGTTGTTGATGGCAATCATGTTACAATGTTAGAACATATGAAAATTGCAATGGCAATTAATGGTGAACTATTTGAGGATGCTgaagaattgaaagaaaatttaatgaaagaaaaccaataa